The proteins below are encoded in one region of Zootoca vivipara chromosome 10, rZooViv1.1, whole genome shotgun sequence:
- the SMIM30 gene encoding small integral membrane protein 30 isoform X1 — MTGVVVAGGSEGRKPIARSSSFPACNGRFQEVVGVVQDGCQLPKIPAPTTPGNTLKTQAVTPRLSFRIIGSTMVGNMGATRNASHLFLVLLSLLIGLPVVAAMDTGDALALLLVMFLSCIGLCACLGLYARKRNGEL, encoded by the exons atgacgggagttgtagtcgccGGCGGTTCCGAAGGGCGCAAACCAATCGCTCgctcttcctctttccctgctTGTAATGGCCGCTTCCAGGAAG TAGTAGGCGTTGTCCAGGACGGCTGTCAGCTTCCTAAGATCCCAGCGCCAACCACTCCAGGGAATACCCTAAAGACACAGGCTGTTACCCCCCG CCTTTCATTCAGGATCATCGGATCAACAATGGTTGGAAACATGGGCGCTACCAGGAATGCTTCCCATCTCTTCTTGGTGCTTTTATCACTCCTGATCGGGCTGCCTGTTGTGGCAGCTATGGATACAGGCGATGCATTAGCCCTACTCCTGGTTATGTTTCTTAGTTGCATTGGATTATGTGCCTGCCTGGGCTTATATGCAAGGAAACGCAACGGAGAGCTATGA
- the SMIM30 gene encoding small integral membrane protein 30 isoform X2, whose amino-acid sequence MTGVVVAGGSEGRKPIARSSSFPACNGRFQEVGVVQDGCQLPKIPAPTTPGNTLKTQAVTPRLSFRIIGSTMVGNMGATRNASHLFLVLLSLLIGLPVVAAMDTGDALALLLVMFLSCIGLCACLGLYARKRNGEL is encoded by the exons atgacgggagttgtagtcgccGGCGGTTCCGAAGGGCGCAAACCAATCGCTCgctcttcctctttccctgctTGTAATGGCCGCTTCCAGGAAG TAGGCGTTGTCCAGGACGGCTGTCAGCTTCCTAAGATCCCAGCGCCAACCACTCCAGGGAATACCCTAAAGACACAGGCTGTTACCCCCCG CCTTTCATTCAGGATCATCGGATCAACAATGGTTGGAAACATGGGCGCTACCAGGAATGCTTCCCATCTCTTCTTGGTGCTTTTATCACTCCTGATCGGGCTGCCTGTTGTGGCAGCTATGGATACAGGCGATGCATTAGCCCTACTCCTGGTTATGTTTCTTAGTTGCATTGGATTATGTGCCTGCCTGGGCTTATATGCAAGGAAACGCAACGGAGAGCTATGA